In Actinomycetes bacterium, the DNA window GCGCGCCCAGCTCGGTCAGCAGCTCACCGGCCCACCGCCGCAGCGTTGCCACCGGGTCGGCCACGTCACCGGGAGCGGGCCACCCGATCGGTGGCCAGTCCGGTTCGGGAGCCTTGCCCAGCCGCACGCAGGTGATCTTGTGCTGGTACACCTCGGCCGTGTGCAGCAGCGCGTCCCGCACGGTCCAGCCCGGGCAGGTCGGCACCGCAAGGTCGAGGTCGATGACCGATGCGGTGTCGGCCATCAGCGCCGCGTCGACCTCGACGAGGTCCAGGTAGCGCCGCTGGGTGAGGGAATACCGCCGGGGCGCGTCGCCGCTGTCAGACGTACCGGCCGTGGACGTCTCGCTCATGGCTGTCGAGTCTGCACCGTCCTCGCCCGTCGGGGTACGGGCACCGGAGTGGGAGGATGGGATGGTGCTCGACCCGCAGAGCCTGGTCGCCGTCGAGCCGGACCTGCCGGCGCTCGGCTCGCCAGTGCTCGTCCAGGCCCTCGACGGGTTCATCGACGCGGGGTCCGGGCGCCGGCTGGCGCGCCAGCAGCTGGTCGCGGGTTCGGCCCAGGTCAGCGTGGTCGCCCGCTTCGACGTCGACCAGCTGCTCGACTACCGCGCGCGCCGTCCGGTCATGACCTTCGAGACCGACCACTGGACCGCCTACGACGCCCCGGAGCTCGTCGTCCTGCGGCTGACCGACGCCGCGGGCACGCCGTACCTGCTGCTGCAGGGCCCGGAACCGGACTATCAGTGGGAGCGGTTCATCGCGGCGGTGCGCGGCATCGTCGAGCGCTTCGGAGTACGGCTGACCGTCGGCCTCAACGCGATCCCGATGGCGGTCCCCCACACGCGCCCGATCGGCCTGACCGCGCACGGGACGCGGCAGGACCTGCTCGGCGAGCA includes these proteins:
- a CDS encoding PAC2 family protein, with the translated sequence MLDPQSLVAVEPDLPALGSPVLVQALDGFIDAGSGRRLARQQLVAGSAQVSVVARFDVDQLLDYRARRPVMTFETDHWTAYDAPELVVLRLTDAAGTPYLLLQGPEPDYQWERFIAAVRGIVERFGVRLTVGLNAIPMAVPHTRPIGLTAHGTRQDLLGEHTPWLRTVLVPGAVGNLLEYRLGQAGHDAVGFAVHVPHYVAQLEYPAAAVALLDAVSRASGLVVPTSDLREAAARTEADIAAQVAASPEVAEVVRAVEAQYDSFLAEQSFGMADAGQLPTADELGAELERYLASRRGEDPPLA